In Oryctolagus cuniculus chromosome 18, mOryCun1.1, whole genome shotgun sequence, the DNA window ATCCACACCCAGAAAGCAACCACATCTCCTGAGGCGTGCCTATGGCCCGCTAACCATTACCTGGACACGGCAGTAGCCTCCACCCTCTTCTTCTTGCCTCTGCTTTAACCTCACAGTCTATTCTCCACTCTGCACACGATGGAAACTAGTAGGACTTTGCTAAGACCATGTCTCCCTTCTGACCCTACAGAACAGGCACTCCATTTCTCAGGCTGGCATTTAGTCCTGACTTCTCCCTACTCGTCATTCATGTCCACGGCGGACAGTGAACAGATGATTCCTATTCCTTAACCTTGGCTGTCAGAAGAGAACCCCCACATGTAACCTTTGACCTAGGACCCTGGGCCTGGAGGAACAGTACTGAGGAGCCCAGGGCACCGCAATGCAGATCATAGTAGGTGGGGGTAGGGAGCCTTGCACTTTCTCCGCGTTCCTCTGCAGGTTTCATAAGCGCGCCTGCAGCCACGGGAACCACGGCGAGCCAGAGCTCAGAGGAATACATCCAAGTGGCTCAACAGGCTCGCGACGCGTTGGGCTGCCTGTCACCTCCTGCCACCCGTGGGGCTCTGAAAAAGGATGCGGCATCACAGCGCTGCAATTTCCCAACGGCCCCTTGCACTCTGTTCCTCCTCTGAACAGTCTCCGGTAGTTTTAAAACTCCCCCCGAGACGGCCTCTCCTTTGTCCCCAACCCCGCCCCCCGGCCTCAACCGTCCACAGAACAACCTTCATCCAGAAGTGACTCCGCTTCTTTATCGTTgtccggggcagggggcagaccTCGGGTTTTCCAAATCCCCCCGCCTCAGTCGCACCCCCAAGCCTTTGCACAAGCCAGTCCCTCCGCCAGGTAGACACGCCCACACCGCACCACAGGTGCCGGCGGATACAGCGACCCCGGCCCAACACACGCTCTCCGGGACACCACGTTCGGGACTGCAGTGTCGTGGGCGGGCGCCCCACTCGGAGCTGCAGGGCTCGGCCAGGCGAGGGCCCGCCAGACACAGCACTGACCTGAGCGAGGTCCTGCCGCGCGCCTGTCGCCATTGAACTCTGCGGGCGAAGCGGGGACTTGGGCGCAGGGCTCCTAGCGCAGCCCGGGCTCAGGTAACACAGCGCGGCGTCGCCACGCCGCGCACCTTCTCAGTCCCTGTCCTCCAACCACGCTGCGCGCCCCAGTCTCTGAACCAGTAAATGCACCCGACATAAACCACTATGGCCTCCACGAGGCGGAGGCCGGAAGTCCTGCCCCTCACCGAGATTCTTCCGTTCTGACTCTCATTGGCTCGTCTAAACGCCGCGCGGCGCGGAGCATTCTGGGTAATGTAGTTTCACTCATTCCGAGACCGGAATGGAACAAAGTCTGAACTCCGGAGGTGAGGGCGCTGGAGATGGGTGTTCAAGACCTAGGGCAGGGGAGGGAGTCGGAACCAAACAGCACACCTGAGGAATTCTGTCTGCAACTTATTACCCACGTGTGGAAATCTATTATTTCAAACTCCATAAAGTTCTGTATGCTCCACAGAGACTACCAATCCAAAAACGTGTGAATATTATTTGACTCACTCAGACACAAAAATGTGTGCACTGGTAGGGAAGCTGATAAACACTGTTGTGTTCCAATTAAAATACATGCACTCTGAGGTGCTGAAGCTACCTTCTCAGTCTGTTTTCTACCAGAGACAAGAGAAAAAATATCCCAGATAGTGTGTCttaattcattttctgttgctgtttaGCACAATACTGATATCAGAATTTGACCccttaaaaatatataggaatgtgGCCCCTTTCAAGTTCCCCAGCAGTCCCATCTGGGGTGGGCCACCTATGTTATCGGAATTTGGGGTACCatatatcaccatatgcttattaataaatccccaatattaataagcccaagtgggttcttgcctcatatttagagaattctaagtGCCAGAATAAATAACGAGGcaacatggtacattttaagcttttatttagtgagaaagatgcacaggagagtgagagctttatctaagagagagagggctAAATCTGGGTTCATAAGAGTagcaggaaccagccacgtggaagagcatctagacCTGGAAGCCTATGGGTAggtaggccaggaagcctagggcaggtagGCCAGGAAGTCTAGGGTAGTAGCCCAGGAACTCTAGGGGGGATtgcccgaaggccatgcaccctagaggcgcagggctacagccagccccctcctggccagAGGcctgggtgagggagggaggaaaggatttGGACACACTCTGTTCCAGGTTTTTAATTCACTCTCAAAGGGGAGTGCTTAATTAACCTggtgcacaggtgtggccaggtaggggcctgaggccacacaggggcgtggtgaaggcatggtcttccagctcacagacctgatcaattttaacctgtgtgTCTACTTCAATACCACACAGACTGAGTTTTCACCAAAAGGCTTACTTTGGTTTCCACTTCTGGAGGCCCAGGTTGAGGCTAAACGTCTGCCGaaggccttcttgctggcagagtcttGCAGGATTCAGGGAGTGAccatgtgtgtctgtctctcctctggtctctccctcttcttataaagccaccgGTAATTCAATCATAAGGCTCAACCACCAGTGACCTTCTTTAATCTTAAtgactcccctccccccccagccaACACCAAAGTTTCTACCCTTTTAATAATTTACAATAAGAATTAAATTTCAGCACATGAACCCTTGGGGGACTTAAATTGAAGTCACCCCCATACACGCCTGTTGCATGATTGTGGACATGGAGCTAACGCAGTTTCTGTTAAACGCTGACCCTTTCATGGAGAGGTTGGATGTTACGGTGCTAGCCTGCCACCTCTCTGGTTGCTAGCATTTAAAATAAAGGTTCTCCCCTCTCTTTTCCCCATCCTCATCCTGTGTTACtgatttctatctctctctctctttttttttttttggacaggcagagtggacagtgagagagagagagagacagagagaaaggtcttcctttgccgttggttcaccctccaatggctgccggggCTGGcacgccacagccggcgcaccacgctgatccgatggcaggagccaggtacttatcctggtctcccatggggtgcagggcacaagtacttgggccatccttcactgcactccctggccacagcagagagctggcctggaagaggggcaaccgggacagaatccggtgccccgaccgggactaaaacccagtgtgccggtgccgcaaggcggaggattagcctagtgagctgcggtgccagcccactGATTTCTCTTATAGTAGGTACCTGATTTCAGGCTTAGTAACAGTATCTGTGTCTTCTAGGTTGGAACTTTACTATCTTCTCGTGTGAGGGTACATTCCTGGATTGTAGACATCAATGATAAAGATTCACTCATCTAACAGATCTTTATTAGACATATACAATATCAGCCACTTGCAATACATTAATGAGTTCAGAAATCCCAGGGGACAATGTGGACATTGTTCTAGCCAACTGTGAGCAGTGTGCCCCACTGTTAAAGGTGTACCTCAGGGCCATCAGCTTCCTCTGGATGGTTCCGCCCAAAGGACTCAAGCAACTGGAGCCCTGTGGGCTCTGGCCAACCGGTCTCAGCTCTGGCAACAATGCTCACCTCCCTGACTCACTTCTAACACCTGCGTCTAAGTGCGGAGACCCAAGAAGAGCCGGGAGCAAGCTCCAGAGACTTTCTGAGTTCTCACAGAATCTTCTAAATAGTTTTCCAGTGTCTTCTAAATAGATTCTAAATAGTATGGAAACACACACATCACATCAGGGAAGAAGCTGAGGAGGCGTCTGGAGCGGAGCGAGCATTTTTGAGAGCAGTCTTTTGGTGCGTCCTCAGGTGGCGGTGGTATGTGGATGACTGGCGATAGCTTTGGTGGCACAAGGAGCATGTATAGGGTTTCTCGCCTGTGTGAATTCTTTCATGAGCCTTCAAGTTGGTTTTGTGGCTGAAAGGCTTTTGACAAGTGCTGCATACGAAAGGCTTCTCTGTTTGGTGAATCATCTGATGCACACGCAGGTCTGAATTCTGGAAGAAGCCTTTGTGACACTCAGCACAAACGAACGGCCTCTCATTTCTGTGTCTTCTCTGGTGAGCTATCAACTGACAGGAATAGCTAAAGACCTTGGAGCATTCCGCACATTCATATGATTTTGAGGCACTGTGGGACCTCTCTTGATGTCCCCCACTTGTGGAGTTTCCCTCACTACTCTGATTGGTAGGGGCAGGCTCAGGGGAGGATGCATCTGGACTGGGTGAGAGCCCTGTCCTCACCTCCATGGGGCCGTGTTGCTCAGAGGGCCCCTCTAGGCATCCTTCCTGGGACCCCTGGATGCCTTGCTCTGAACTTCTAGAACTGTGTGTGTTCCTGAGAGAAACACATCCCTCTTCAGAACTGCTGGGACTGTCCTCTTCCTGGATAATGACTAGGGAAATGATTTGATCGCTCTGACTGGTAGGAGTGTCATTTACTTGAGTAGTCTTCAAAGAAGCGTTGCAGCCATCTTCTTCTTCTGCAAAACAGAGAAATCACTCAATGAAGCTGCACGCAGGAAGGGGCTCACTAGAACACTTCTCTGGCGTGCAGATTCCCCTCACTCACCTTGTGCTGTTGCCACGGAAGTGCCGTGGTGAGTACATAAGGGTGTCCTCGTGTTGTCTGCTGTTGGGGTTCCTGCTGACAGCTGTCTCTTGAGGTAAAAGATGACGTCTTTTAGAGGCATATTCTCTGAAAAAAGGGCTTCCTGTCCCTGCATGTAGACGTGGACCTGTAACCAAAGTCAGATCACCATTGAGTCTGCAGCTGTTGTAGGACAAGAGGCCTTCTGGGAGTCCAGCCCTCGGCAGGATTTCACAAGACCCTCAACTCGAGCTCATCTCCTTGTCTTGCCATCGTTTCTGATGGCGTCCTTCTTGTTATTGCCAACTTATTGCTATGTTCTACAGTCACTGTGGACACTGGGTTTGCAAGCACTGAATCACTGCTTCTAGGAAAATACAGTGTTAGTGCCCTGGGAGCTTGTGGCCTCAGTATTTTCTCCAACGGCTTAACTTTATGTGAGTATATACCGAAAGTGtttatgaatatttaatatatattttctcgATTAATTAACACTGTACTAATGGCCAAAAACGTTGTTAACTCATGCCTGAAGGAAGACTATCTAATATATGTATTGAGTTCATAAGATATACTATCCTCTTGCTTTTAGGAATAGTAGTAACAGCACTTAAGCACTGcacacacattattttaaaaaattaaattaccaaCAAAAAGCACAAGTGTGAAAATGCATGAAATAATTGAGAGCTGAAACAGAATGTAGACTTGTTCACCACCATCTGGAATGTGCTCAGCAGATgactcaataaattttttttgccaCGCTACACAAGTTTGCAGATGACAACATGCTTTGGGTATTGGCTTGGAAGTTACGAGTGAATTTTAatggttttaaaatatgagaTACAAGAATGAGTAttcggggttggcactgtggtctaaattaagcctccacctgcagtgccaacatcccatgtgggtgccagtttgagtccctgctaatgtgcctgggaaaacagcagaagatggcccaagtccttgggtccctgcacccatgtggaagacaaggaagaagtcttggctcctggcttcagctgaagGGAGTGGCCAAGAGCCACCGAGAGCCGCCGAGAGCCGCCGAGAGCCGCCGAGAGCCGCCGAGAGCCGCCTTAAAAGTGGCcttgataaaatagaaaaacaggaacttAAGACAAACAGTTTCAACCCCTCCCCATCGTGCCcttttgacctagtacttttccactgaaaccccctcccctgtgcttgctcaAGCTTGACAAAGAAACTGCAAGGCACATAAGGCACGTAGCCACCCGTTCCTCTTCCTCtatgaccccctccccttgtccatgTACTTTGCCCAACTGTGTAGTTGCCCAATGAACTTAAGCCACCCTATAATATGTTAatcttgtggttttgccctttaaaagctgtgtgaaatGATTGCtcggggctctctctctctttcccgctgcttgcagcagcagagggcccatttgtgcaaatgaaataaaactgcctcttgctttttgcatcgcctggtctggagtctgtgtttctggggtcatcACAAAAGGGCACCACTTTTGGGTTCCTtcatcagcctggcccatctcttgctgttgtggccatttagggagtgaactagcagatggaaactctcactcgctctttctctctctctctctctatctctgcctttcaaataaataaataaataaatcttttaaaaacaacttaaaaaagaatgaggatTCATTGTGATTTAATATCTTTCCAGATAAAAATCACAATAAGCCTTTTTGAGGAAAATAACCAGTTTTTAAGGCATTTCTTCCTCATCCTTGAGTTATTAGCTCAAATATTAATTTCTCAGAGTCCCTTGCCACCGTACCAAACAAAATTAGCTCCATGTTTGGCTCCTATATGTGCTACAGAACAAATACAtacctttttgctttttttttcttgcttccttAAACCCGTGGAAATTCTCCTTGGTGAAGAAGAGTGGTGGGAGAGTACTCTGACTAATAAGGGGGTCTACAATAACTGTCTCTACCTCCAGGTGGTTCCACCTGACTCTCGCCTCCCTGTTCCCTCCCCCCAGGGCTCAGATCCCTTGACTTACTAAGACAGGTGGCTTCGTGCAATCATCATTTAGGTCTTCCATTAGTTTCTCCAGGTTTCTGTCTCTTGCTTCCCATTTCTTCTTCAACGTGGATGTGTCCCTGGCATGGCCACTCTTCAGAAACTGCTCAAAAACCAGTTGAGCGATCATTTCTTCCTTGCTGTGCTTTTCTGGCTGCAGCCATGAGTAAAAAGACTCAAGGAGTCTCTGCAGCTCCTGCCTTGAACTTGCGTTACTGTTGTACTGAAATGTGTCGACTATGCTCGAGCCCTCAGATGTCTCTTCCATCTGGACAGCGGATTCTTGGGTTGTTGTCAACTCTGGGTTGTCTGGATTAAGATCATTCCTGGATGGTTTCCTTTTCAATGAAGTTGTAAGATCTAAAGCCATTTTTAGTTAAGAGTTCTCAGACTCCGATTTAACCATTCagccctctttgtgtctctgaaaATGTTTCAACAGTTGGTGAATGTCTAAACACTGCAATAAATAGAAGAGATATATGTAATTAATTGCACCACTGATACAGTTAAAGACAAACAAGTCAGTCCGATGGCTTCAtggatgaattctaccagatactaaagaaattatacagtcccccagaacacagaaaaagagggaatatTACCCATTTTGGCTAATGAATTGAGGACTTCACTGAAGACAAACTTCACAAGTGCTTTAAAATAATCCAAAGCATAATACTCACAaatcaaatttaaagaaaacaatacagTATAAACAAGTGgtgttcattttcaaaattgaaGATTATTGGGTTAAAGTTCAAAGACCAATTAATTACACTGAGAGAATATAACAATGTTACATCTCAGTATATATGTTAAATTAAGTGAATATGAGCACTCACTCCTGAAAAAGGCATTTAATGAACTAGAAATAAAGAAACCACCTTGATGTGAAAAAGTTTCTACAaaacaaatacaacaaaaatgttaaaagtttCTGGACTGTTCCTTAGCCAGTGAAACAAGGaaggaaaatatcaaatattatgtGATTATTTATAGAAGTCCTGATTTTGTTCACACAAATATGTCCATCATTTAGTAACCTAAGAGAATGTAGCAAAGTACCCAAACACAGGCCAATAAATAAACTgagttttttattattgttatcacAAGCAtcggaaaaatattttaaaaaggcttttcCGCTTATATTTGCATTAAACatcaatatttaagaataaatcaagggggctggcactatctctccctctcactgtctgtaactctacctctcaaataaataaaaatatcttaaaaaaagaaaaatagcaatatgtgtatgtatataaggTCTACTGAATATAGCaagatgttaaaaattgttaatatttaaataaatttatagaaaACTTAAATTCTACTTCGTGCAAAATGAATAAGACTTTCCTCCCTTCCCAAACTAGAGCATTTACCTTAGAAAAACTGTAATTGAGAAATTTCTCTACCTCTTTTTGACAGAGTGTAAACATTTTCTAAAGCAAAACAAACCTTTTGCCAAGTTTGAAAGCCACAAATGTTTTTCTCAAGGGCCTGGTAGCCATTTTATTTGCGATGCAATCAAGGAAAACAAGGCTCCTGTTTCATTTTTGTGGGATGGTAGGAGCCCAACTTCAATGggtgcctggcttcaggttgTAAACCCATCTCATATATATTCAAGTTTGTGCCATCATAATCAGAATAGTCCTAATTTCAATCTAAATGTGTCATATTTGATGGGCTATATTGTGATTTATTCATATAAACATTTATGATAGCAATGAAAAGAAAGAACTGCTTCATTAAACAACCTGTATTAATCTTGAACCATAATGTGAACTGAATAATCCAGACACCAAatactttgtttatatttttaaaagatttgtttgtttattcaagaggtagagttacagacagagagagagtcagagtgaaaatttttccatccactgtttcactccccagatggcttcaacatcCAGAGCCAGGCCGATCggaagcagagagttggattggaagtggagcagcagggacttgacccagcatccatatagtatgccggcactgcaggcggcgcctttGCTCCTTacgcaacagtgccagccccttgtttatctatttttttgtttgtttttttgataggcagagttagacagtgagagagagagacagagaggtcttccttccattggttcaccccctaaaagcTGCCACGGTTGCCATGTTGAGCCAatgtgaagccgggagccaagtgcttcctcctggtctcccatagcggtgcagggcccaagcacttgggccatcctccactgccttcccagccacagcagagagctggactggaagagcccCTTGTTTATTCTTAAGGATATGTTAATGTCAGACTGCTATCTTTATTTAATCATATATAAAGTCCAGTTACAAtttagtctttttaatttttatttaatatttgtataGGTGACCAGATTAATCAATGTTATCAATGCTCTTTAGGATGTTAGTTACTTTTGAGGCAATAGTAGAGGCTGGGATGGGTGTATGGAGGGCTTTATAGGAGCCTTGTCTCAGCATGGGCTAAAGAACATAGGAAATTAGATTTCCAGTCTTAGTGGGTaatattttactgctttttccCCTAGGAAGTAATTCCATAGGCATGCTGACTTTTCACCAAGCTATATGCTTATGATTTTTACAGCTTTCTGTATATAATTAGACTTCAATAAAAATACCCAATTGAAATACTAAATGCATGGgaccatcactgtggcatagcaggtaaaagatgctgcctgtgatgccagttttCCATTTGAGTGCtgattcatgtcttggctgctgcttttctgatccagctccctgctaatggcctgggaaaatcagcagagaatggccaaagtgctagggtccctgccacccatctggagacaggattaaattcctggctcctggcttcagcctggctgagcgctggctgttgtggctatctggggaatgaaccaacagatggaagatatcactctgtctctccctctctgtctgtaattttgacattcaaaaataaatacataactctttaaaatactaAATGTAGGATGGGCATTTTTGGCTCAATAGTTCAGATGCctcttgagatacccacatcccatattgtagagcctgggtttgagttctgactctgattctgatccaacttcctgatgatgtacattctgggaggcagcaggtaatggcttaaatacttgggttcctgccatccatgtggaatacctggattGAACGCTAAACTGAtggttttcacctggcccagcccttgctgttgcaggcaaataaaatacaaatattaaataaaataaaaagactagaTTGTAACTGGACTTTGTATGATTAAATAAAGAGAGTAGTCTGACATTAACATGTCCTTTGCATAATGAATTAGGAAGAAGTAGATTATTCCTAAtagcaaagacaaagaaaaaacctAAGTGTGTGTCAACTGATGAATAGATGAATATGtggaatgggggccagcactgtggcataggaggttaagcacCCAACGGCAGTTCTGGCATATTAGAAATTTAATAAGACAGTAGATCCTGAGTGTTTCACCAGAAAAAATACTGAAGAGATGGATATGTTAACTGACTTGgttgtggtaatcatttcacaatgtttaACACATTACATTGTATACTAATTATATCAATTGTCAATTATATCTCAAAAAGgctggaaaaaataaatgttaaaaaaattaacagatttaATCCCTTTTTTATTACTGctctattaaaaataacatttcatgccataataaaaaaatatgtgtttgggggccagtgctgttgtgtagcaggtaaagctactgcctgcagtgccagcatcacatatgggtgctgtttccagtcccagctgctccacttctaatccagccccctgctaaggctcatgggaaagcagtagaagatggcaccagtccttgggcccctgcacacaagtgagacccagaagaagctcctggctcctggcttcagcctggcccagttccagcccttgcagccatttggagagtgaaccagtagatggaagacctcgctctgtctttctctctctctctaacattgcctttcaaataaatgaaaaaatctttaaacaaagggTGTGGTGGGAATGATGTATGGGCACACAAAACCTAATTGGTTTGCTAGTTATTGTTTCCTGCTCATGGTAATCTCTTCAGTTTTGATTAGACTTGACATTCCAATCTTATTAACCTGTTCCACCTCTTTTCCAGGCCCCTGGTCCAGCCAGCCCCACCCAGactgttttgaccatttggggagtgaattagtggctggaagctctgtctctctctaactaagcctttcaaataaattttgtaaaaaaatttatgGGCGGGGGGGCGACAcaatggcttagtgggtaaggtcgctgcctgcagcgctggcacccaatatgggcactggttcgagtcccagctgttcaacttccgatccagctctctgctgtggcctggggaagcagtagaagatggcccaagtccttgggcccctgtatccacgtgggagaccaggaagaagctcctgactcctggcttcggatcagcagagctccagccatagcggccaactggggagtgaaccattggatggatgcctgcctctctctctctctctctctgcctctcctctctgtgtaacactgactttcaaataaataaacaaatcttttcaaagaaattcCAGATATAAGCAATTTGAGTTTTAAATCTTGTGCCCTTCTGAGGAGTGTGATGAAATCTTGGGCTGTCCTACTCTCTCCTTCTCAGAAATAATTTTGTACAATGTGTCCCCACTGTACACACTACTCACATTAATTATTTAATACCATCTTGGTTAATCATCTATACCATCATGGAATCACAGTGCTTGTGTCCAAGTaacccttattttatttaataattacccCAAGTTACAATAATAGTAACGACAGAAATTCAGCTATTCCAAAAAGCAGTCACAAAGTGCTTCCTTTGAGCGAAAAGGTGAAAGTTTTCAACGTAAGGGAAAAAATACTAAACTAAGATGTATGATAAAAATGAAGCACAGTGCATACAGAATTCAGCACTGACTGAGGTTACAGGCATCTACTGAGGGTCTTGGTATAGATCACTCGTGGATAAAGGAAAACTGTTGTtggcacattttaaatttcatcccTACCCCATTCCAATCTGTTGTGGACCAACACTTAcataaaatgcaatgaaaataaactgctaggaggccggcaccatggctcaataggttaatcctccgcctgtggcaccggcacaccaggttctagtcccggtcagggtgccagattctgtcccagtcgctcctctttctgtccagctctctgctgtggcctgggagtacagtgaaggatggcccaagtctttgggacctgCACACtgccagccacttggggggtgaaccaacggagaaggaagacctttctctctgtctctctctctcactgtccactctacctgtaaaaaaaaaaaaaaaaaaaaaaaaaaaaaaaaaaaaaaaaaaagaaaaaagaaaagaaaaagaaaaaagaaaaaaaaaataaactgctagGAACATTAAATTAGTAAGACAACAGAGCCACACCAAGAGGCTTTCCCAGGAGAAGTCTCTTTCAATCAATGCCAGGAccgggactggcattgtgatacagcggTTTATGCTGCTGCCaaaatgctggcatcctttacTGGAATCCCAGTTCAAGTTAAGcaactccatttcttctttttttaaatttatctggcagatacagttagacagtgagagagagagacagaaaggtcttccttccattggttccccctccaaatggctgccacagccggagctgtgccgatccaaagccaggagacaggtgcttcctcctggtctctcacatgaatgcaggtgcccaagcacttgggccatccttgattgccttcctgggccacagcagagagctggactggaagaggagcagccgggactagaacctggtgcccatatgggatgccagtgccacaggtggaggattaaccaagtgagccacggtgctggccccgctactccacttcggacccagctccctgctaatgagcctggaaggcaatggaagatgacccaggcgcttgggttcctgccacccctgtggagacatagatggaattctaggctcctggcttcttgccagaCTAGCAGCCATTTtacggccatttggagtgaaccagcagatgcaagatgttctctctctctctctgcctttcaaataaataaataaataaataaaccttaaaaatataaaaatcaggcCAGAACCACAGAGCCCACAGCATCAATCCCTTATGGGTATGAGTAATTATCATGAAAGACCATACCCCTCTTCTGGGAGACTCCCATATTTTTGTATATAGGCTTCGTTCCCCCAGTAACTGCCTACATATGCACGCATACACACCAGAACACAAGTTAAATTGCTCTTCCATTCTGGAAACTTACCTCTTTCTTGGTCGAACCTCAAGCTGGATAACCCTGGACAGAATGTGGAGCTGCTGAGGAGACCAGCTGCCTTCTGCACTGGTCTGCTATGAAGTGGAGTGGCTTCCCAAGGTTCCTGCCTTTTATGAGCTCAGTGATTTAAATACATGATGGGATGAAACTTTCAACCAAATCTTTAATCCTAGCCTGGGGCAATGGACCACAACAAGCATCAATATTTCTGCAGTGAAATGTAACGACATTCATATTAAGTGCCGATATGAAGACTTGCATTAGTCTGACATACGTTCTAGTCAAGTTTTGTCATAAGGGACTGTTATTAAAGCTTgttaaagtttttcattttcagagaTGTATAGATTGCAAACGTAGAGAACATGGCTTCTTGATGTTCTCTCCTTCTGTGCCAATCCCGAGCTAGTGAGACAGAGGGGACTCCAGGAACCTAGAAGT includes these proteins:
- the LOC108175678 gene encoding zinc finger and SCAN domain-containing protein 4; its protein translation is MALDLTTSLKRKPSRNDLNPDNPELTTTQESAVQMEETSEGSSIVDTFQYNSNASSRQELQRLLESFYSWLQPEKHSKEEMIAQLVFEQFLKSGHARDTSTLKKKWEARDRNLEKLMEDLNDDCTKPPVLVHVYMQGQEALFSENMPLKDVIFYLKRQLSAGTPTADNTRTPLCTHHGTSVATAQEEEDGCNASLKTTQVNDTPTSQSDQIISLVIIQEEDSPSSSEEGCVSLRNTHSSRSSEQGIQGSQEGCLEGPSEQHGPMEVRTGLSPSPDASSPEPAPTNQSSEGNSTSGGHQERSHSASKSYECAECSKVFSYSCQLIAHQRRHRNERPFVCAECHKGFFQNSDLRVHQMIHQTEKPFVCSTCQKPFSHKTNLKAHERIHTGEKPYTCSLCHQSYRQSSTYHRHLRTHQKTALKNARSAPDASSASSLM